From the Streptococcus hyointestinalis genome, the window GCAATCAAAGCACCAAAAAGGGTCGCAATCAAGCGCTCAACGATGTAGTTAAAGCTCTGCCCTTGCCCAACAAAGACAACCAGAAGGAGGGTTAAAACAGCGATACGAGAGATAAAGGGTAGCAGTTTAACGATTTTGCTGAGCCAAAGAGTAAGACTGATAGCAAGAGCTAGCGCCATAAAGGTTAGGGCTTTTGACGACCAAGCTGTCGCTACCATAGCAACCAAAACACCAAGCACACCGCCAATAAAAGTAGCAAGCAGCCGATTGAGCCCAGCCTTGTAAGTCCCTTTTTGCTCCTCCTGTACACATAAAAGCGCTGCAAAAGCTGCTGACAATACGGATAAGCTAGGTATCATCCAAGCAAAAAATACCGCTAACAGCACTGAAACCAAAACCTTAACATCTAATCGTGTGAATGTAGGCACAACACATCTCCCCCTTTTGACCAAAATTATAACACAATTGCTTAGAGATGTTAAGCGTGTCCGCCTAAAGCATAAGACAAATAACCCTCTCCATATGGAGAGGGTTATGGTATGTCACTTAATCGGAAATCAAGGTCTCCAAACCAACTTTCATCATATCTGTGAAGGTTGTTTGGCGCTCTTGTGCTGTTGTGTCCTCATCTGGATTGACCAAGCTGTCTGAGATGGTCATGATGCCTAGCGCTTGCACTTTGTGTTTAGCGGCAAGATAGTAAAGAGCTGCTGCTTCCATCTCAACGGCTTTTACACCCATTTCACCTAGTTTGATATTGGTGTCTGCAAAGTCTGAGTAAAAGGCGTCAACAGACAAGACACTTCCTGTATGGACCGTCATACCGAGGTCTTTTGCGATATGATAAGCCTTGTCAAGCAAGTCGAAGTCAGCGATTTGCGGGAAATCATACAAAGGCCATTCGTTTTTAATCATGCTTGAGGTTGTCGCTGCGGCTTGCGCAAGCACCAAATCACGTACGTGAACATCTTTATTGAGCGAACCTGCTGTTCCTACACGGATGAGCTTTTTCACCCCATAAGAGGTAATCAACTCTGTAGCGTAAATAGAGATAGACGGCATCCCCATCCCTGTCCCCATGACACTGACACGCTCGCCTTTGTAGGTACCTGTATAGCCAAGCATACCACGGACATTGTTAAAGCAGACAGCATCCTCTAGGAAGTTTTCTGCGATAAACTTAGCACGCAAAGGATCACCTGGCAATAAAATCTTATCAGCAATATCACCGACTTTAGCTTCGATATGAATAGACATAAAATAGAACTCCTTAGTTTTCTTTGGTTAAAAATTGGTGTAGTGTAGTGGTCAAAAAGACGCAAAATAAAATAGGAATGAGTAACATCGGGTCTTGTTTG encodes:
- a CDS encoding aromatic acid exporter family protein — encoded protein: MPTFTRLDVKVLVSVLLAVFFAWMIPSLSVLSAAFAALLCVQEEQKGTYKAGLNRLLATFIGGVLGVLVAMVATAWSSKALTFMALALAISLTLWLSKIVKLLPFISRIAVLTLLLVVFVGQGQSFNYIVERLIATLFGALIAWGVSAGFSKW
- the deoD gene encoding purine-nucleoside phosphorylase, producing MSIHIEAKVGDIADKILLPGDPLRAKFIAENFLEDAVCFNNVRGMLGYTGTYKGERVSVMGTGMGMPSISIYATELITSYGVKKLIRVGTAGSLNKDVHVRDLVLAQAAATTSSMIKNEWPLYDFPQIADFDLLDKAYHIAKDLGMTVHTGSVLSVDAFYSDFADTNIKLGEMGVKAVEMEAAALYYLAAKHKVQALGIMTISDSLVNPDEDTTAQERQTTFTDMMKVGLETLISD